From Selenomonas ruminantium AC2024, a single genomic window includes:
- a CDS encoding DUF3592 domain-containing protein → MSESLWVLAFILLTGLIFIFAAGGIRWMAKRKLEVCTAETTGRVIRWLQEEVYDDFNSATSYMWFPVYAYDVQGKHYEKKGDIGLSEPGKTNEDVVLHYEPANPYNSYATLRNYDILVYIFWILGGLLTMGALAVWWLIHAGWTE, encoded by the coding sequence ATGTCTGAATCGTTATGGGTACTCGCGTTTATACTGCTGACAGGTCTTATCTTTATATTTGCAGCTGGTGGTATAAGGTGGATGGCAAAAAGGAAACTGGAGGTTTGTACAGCGGAAACAACAGGACGCGTAATTCGCTGGCTGCAAGAAGAGGTATACGATGATTTTAATTCTGCAACAAGTTACATGTGGTTTCCAGTATATGCCTATGATGTACAGGGAAAGCACTATGAGAAGAAAGGGGATATTGGTTTATCAGAACCTGGAAAAACAAATGAAGATGTAGTCCTGCACTATGAACCGGCCAATCCGTATAACAGTTATGCAACCCTCAGGAATTATGACATTCTGGTATATATCTTTTGGATATTGGGCGGGCTTCTTACCATGGGAGCGCTTGCTGTCTGGTGGCTTATTCATGCAGGCTGGACGGAATGA
- a CDS encoding Rpn family recombination-promoting nuclease/putative transposase, translated as MAYTIKPWEELTIQDDYMFKLVMSRKRICKKMLEKILKIKIHDIKYLEEEKTITATYQSKGVRLDVYVEDEKHTVYNVEMQVRKLTDAALFKRPRYYQSMIDVDLLATGAEYDELNDTYIIFICPFAILDEQRHIYTFRNYCTEDKNILMPDGSTKVFLSTKGNMDDVTPDVKAFLDYVDGIISNDEFVQELDQEIKDVKTIERERRSYMTYEMKMREMRNIGLEEGREEGRKEGLAEGRAEAAQEGMQNVIATVRDLNLDKDVAVQQLIKRYSLPQNDAVEFVNNNW; from the coding sequence ATGGCGTATACAATCAAACCTTGGGAAGAACTGACCATACAGGACGATTACATGTTCAAGCTGGTCATGAGCCGTAAACGCATCTGTAAGAAGATGCTGGAGAAGATTCTCAAAATCAAAATTCATGATATAAAATACCTGGAGGAAGAAAAGACCATAACGGCCACCTACCAGAGCAAGGGGGTTCGTCTGGATGTCTATGTGGAAGATGAAAAGCACACGGTCTACAATGTGGAAATGCAGGTGCGCAAGCTGACGGATGCGGCGTTGTTCAAGCGTCCCCGTTACTACCAGTCGATGATTGATGTTGACCTGCTGGCCACGGGAGCTGAATATGATGAGCTGAATGATACTTACATCATATTCATTTGTCCTTTTGCAATTCTGGATGAACAGAGACACATCTATACATTCCGTAACTATTGTACAGAGGATAAGAATATCCTGATGCCGGATGGTTCCACTAAAGTGTTCCTCAGCACCAAGGGAAATATGGATGATGTTACGCCAGACGTTAAAGCATTCTTGGACTATGTGGATGGAATAATCAGCAATGATGAATTCGTTCAGGAGTTAGACCAGGAAATTAAGGACGTAAAGACTATCGAACGGGAGAGGAGGAGCTATATGACTTACGAGATGAAAATGCGCGAAATGCGTAATATAGGACTTGAAGAAGGCCGTGAGGAAGGGCGTAAGGAAGGATTGGCGGAAGGCCGTGCTGAAGCTGCACAGGAAGGGATGCAGAATGTTATTGCTACGGTGAGAGACCTTAATCTTGATAAGGATGTAGCTGTTCAGCAACTGATAAAAAGGTACTCCTTGCCACAGAATGATGCAGTAGAATTTGTAAATAACAACTGGTAA
- a CDS encoding LPP20 family lipoprotein: protein MNRLAKVLGLMSLVAAMLVASMATVLAAENVDWNSNVIRATGGGVAPAGARTMAQARMMARRAAIADAYRQLAEYVGGVNVDSETTVNMAAVQSDVIRTKVKATIRGARIVSEGQTSDGGYEVTMEVPMFGVSSLASAVIDRPAVREAFPQQVPNVLPAPVKPHDGGGWITPETSTASGHGSSAATAPDGKAIGSFTGLIVDCRGLGLKPVMSPVIKNVNGSPIYGYKNLDYDKVIENGMASYAKDMSGAKRAGSNPLIVRAVDVENHGGTPVLSVADANRILIENGATHFLDNTRVVFLR from the coding sequence ATGAACAGATTGGCAAAAGTATTGGGCTTAATGAGCCTGGTGGCAGCAATGCTGGTAGCTTCTATGGCTACGGTTCTGGCTGCGGAAAATGTGGACTGGAACAGCAACGTGATTCGGGCAACCGGTGGCGGCGTAGCTCCAGCAGGTGCCAGAACCATGGCGCAGGCACGTATGATGGCCCGGCGGGCGGCGATTGCGGATGCTTACCGTCAGCTGGCTGAATACGTGGGCGGTGTGAACGTGGATTCGGAAACCACTGTGAATATGGCGGCTGTACAGAGTGATGTGATTCGCACGAAAGTAAAGGCAACCATTCGCGGTGCCCGCATTGTATCGGAAGGCCAGACCAGTGATGGCGGTTATGAAGTGACCATGGAAGTGCCGATGTTCGGTGTTTCTTCCCTGGCTAGTGCCGTGATTGACCGTCCGGCTGTAAGAGAAGCATTCCCGCAGCAGGTGCCGAACGTTCTGCCTGCACCGGTGAAACCTCATGATGGCGGCGGCTGGATTACGCCGGAAACTTCCACGGCATCTGGACATGGCAGCTCTGCTGCAACGGCTCCGGATGGCAAAGCCATTGGCAGCTTCACGGGACTGATTGTAGATTGCCGCGGTTTGGGCCTGAAACCGGTCATGAGCCCCGTAATCAAGAATGTTAACGGCAGCCCCATTTACGGTTATAAAAACCTCGATTATGACAAGGTCATTGAAAACGGCATGGCATCCTATGCCAAGGATATGAGCGGTGCAAAACGCGCTGGCAGCAATCCGCTGATTGTCCGCGCTGTTGATGTAGAAAACCATGGCGGCACCCCGGTGTTGTCTGTGGCTGATGCCAATCGCATCCTCATCGAAAACGGCGCAACTCATTTCTTGGATAACACTAGAGTGGTATTCCTGAGATAA
- the metA gene encoding homoserine O-acetyltransferase MetA: MPIKIPNALPATHILEGENIFVMDADRAYSQDIRPLKILILNLMPIKYITETQLLRLLGNTPLQVEVDFIYTESYTPSHTSMDYLAQFYGTFDEVRHKKYDGMIITGAPVENMAFEEVAYWDEVAEIMEWSKKHVYSTFHICWGAQAGLYYHYGIPKYQVPEKIFGVFPHHLCVEHEKLLRGFDDVFYVPHSRHTEEHKEDILKVPELTILAEAEGAAGPYIIANLEKRQFFITGHAEYDPTTLKQEYDRDFKAGMNPNIPQNYYPNDDPSQKPIVRWRSVAHLLFANWLNYYVYQETPYELDELYKERDD; encoded by the coding sequence ATGCCAATTAAGATACCCAATGCGCTGCCAGCAACGCATATTCTCGAAGGGGAAAATATCTTTGTGATGGATGCCGACCGGGCTTACAGCCAGGATATCCGTCCTCTGAAAATCCTTATTCTGAACTTGATGCCCATTAAGTACATTACGGAAACACAGCTTTTGCGGCTGCTGGGTAATACTCCCCTGCAGGTGGAAGTGGATTTCATCTACACCGAGAGCTATACCCCCAGCCATACGTCCATGGATTATCTGGCGCAGTTCTATGGCACCTTTGATGAGGTACGCCATAAGAAATACGATGGCATGATTATCACCGGTGCTCCAGTGGAGAACATGGCTTTTGAAGAAGTGGCATACTGGGACGAAGTGGCAGAAATCATGGAGTGGAGCAAGAAGCATGTCTATTCCACCTTCCATATCTGCTGGGGTGCCCAGGCGGGTCTTTACTACCATTATGGTATTCCTAAGTACCAGGTGCCCGAAAAGATTTTCGGCGTGTTCCCGCATCATCTCTGTGTGGAGCATGAAAAACTCCTGCGGGGCTTTGATGATGTGTTCTATGTACCTCATTCCCGCCATACGGAGGAGCACAAGGAAGATATTTTGAAGGTGCCGGAGCTTACCATTCTGGCGGAAGCCGAGGGGGCGGCAGGCCCGTATATCATCGCCAATTTGGAAAAGCGCCAGTTCTTTATCACGGGGCATGCGGAATATGACCCCACGACCTTGAAGCAGGAATATGACCGGGACTTCAAAGCGGGGATGAACCCGAATATCCCGCAGAATTACTATCCCAATGATGACCCGAGCCAAAAGCCGATTGTGCGCTGGCGCAGCGTGGCTCATCTGCTCTTTGCCAACTGGCTGAATTACTACGTTTATCAGGAAACGCCTTATGAACTGGATGAACTCTACAAGGAGCGGGATGACTGA
- the hydF gene encoding [FeFe] hydrogenase H-cluster maturation GTPase HydF yields the protein MTLNDTTRGNRLHIGLFGRRNAGKSSLINALTGQSVATVSAVPGTTTDPVYKAMELHGVGPVVFIDTAGFDDEGELGQLRVEKTEQAARETDIALLLFSGLDMAEELKWLAIFRRQKTPVILVVSCTDEREAAGEALAKAVEEATGVCPLQVSAVKKQGLEELRQELIRALPEDYEQPSITGDLCQAGDLVLLVMPQDIQAPKGRLILPQVQTLRELLDKGCQALCCTTDRLQDTLTRLKEPPQLIITDSQAFKEVYPLKPQGTLLTSFSVLFAAFKGDMDYFLAGAEKLLQLKESAHVLIAEACTHKPLQEDIGRVKLPRLLRKKIGDGLQIDIVSGKDFPEDLSGFDIIIHCGACMFNRKLVLSRVKACREQGILMTNYGLAIAALLGILSRVALPNGTKYAKM from the coding sequence TTGACTCTTAACGATACAACGCGGGGGAATCGTCTGCATATTGGGCTGTTTGGCCGCCGCAATGCGGGGAAGTCTTCGCTGATTAATGCGTTGACAGGGCAGTCGGTGGCTACTGTTTCGGCTGTGCCGGGGACGACCACGGACCCGGTTTATAAGGCCATGGAACTGCATGGCGTTGGCCCGGTGGTGTTTATTGACACGGCGGGCTTTGATGATGAGGGAGAACTGGGGCAGCTGCGGGTGGAGAAGACGGAGCAGGCGGCCCGGGAGACGGATATTGCTTTGCTGTTATTCAGTGGATTGGATATGGCAGAGGAGTTGAAATGGCTGGCGATTTTCCGCCGGCAGAAAACGCCGGTGATATTGGTGGTCAGCTGCACGGATGAACGGGAGGCGGCTGGCGAGGCGCTGGCAAAGGCAGTGGAGGAGGCCACAGGTGTCTGCCCGCTGCAGGTCAGCGCGGTGAAGAAGCAGGGGCTCGAAGAATTGCGGCAGGAACTTATCCGTGCCCTGCCAGAAGATTATGAACAGCCATCGATTACCGGGGATTTATGTCAGGCCGGGGATTTGGTATTGCTCGTGATGCCGCAGGATATTCAAGCGCCCAAGGGGCGGCTGATTCTGCCACAGGTGCAGACCCTGCGGGAACTTTTGGACAAGGGCTGTCAGGCCCTTTGCTGTACGACAGACAGGTTGCAGGACACCTTGACAAGGCTCAAGGAGCCGCCGCAGTTAATCATTACCGATTCTCAGGCGTTTAAGGAAGTATATCCCTTAAAACCGCAGGGCACGCTATTGACGTCCTTTTCCGTGCTCTTTGCCGCGTTTAAGGGGGATATGGATTACTTTTTAGCTGGGGCAGAAAAACTCCTGCAGCTGAAGGAGTCGGCCCATGTTCTGATTGCTGAAGCCTGCACTCATAAGCCACTGCAGGAGGATATCGGGCGGGTGAAACTGCCGCGCCTGCTGCGGAAGAAAATCGGCGATGGTTTACAGATTGATATTGTATCGGGCAAGGATTTTCCAGAGGATTTGTCCGGCTTTGATATCATCATTCACTGCGGGGCCTGCATGTTCAACCGCAAGCTGGTGCTAAGCCGCGTGAAGGCGTGCCGGGAGCAGGGCATTCTCATGACCAACTATGGCCTCGCCATCGCCGCTCTTTTGGGCATTTTAAGCAGGGTAGCATTGCCCAATGGGACAAAATACGCTAAAATGTAA